Proteins from one Erpetoichthys calabaricus chromosome 11, fErpCal1.3, whole genome shotgun sequence genomic window:
- the tnnt1 gene encoding troponin T, slow skeletal muscle encodes MEKDLLELQTLIDVHFEQRKKEEEELIALKERIENRRSERAEQQRFRAEKERDRQNRLAVERMRKEEEEAKKRAEDDAKKKKVLSNMGAHFGGYLAKAEQRRGKRQTGREIKKKTLEERHRPLTVDSLRDDGLKEKAKELWEWIYQLESEKFDLMQTMRHQKYEINVLLNRICHAQKFTKKGAGKGKVGGRWK; translated from the exons ATGGAAAAGGACCTTCTGGAATTACAGACTCTAATTGATGTCCACTTTGAGCAACggaaaaaagaagaggaggaaCTCATTGCACTAAAGGAGAGAATT GAAAACCGGCGCTCTGAGAGAGCAGAACAACAACGCTTCCGGGCTGAAAAGGAGAGAGATCGGCAGAACCGGCTTGCA GTTGAAAGAAtgagaaaagaagaggaagaagccAAGAAGAGAGCAGAAGATGatgccaaaaaaaagaaagtgctcTCCAACATGGGGGCTCACTTTGGAGGCTACCTAGCAAAG GCTGAACAACGGAGAGGGAAAAGACAAACTGGCCGtgaaattaagaagaaaacactGGAAGAGCGCCACAGACCACTCACTGTTGACAGCCTACGTGATGATGGCTTAAA GGAAAAGgcaaaagagttgtgggaatggaTTTACCAGCTGGAGTCTGAGAAGTTTGACCTGATGCAGACAATGAGACATCAAAAATATGAG atAAACGTCTTGCTCAACCGAATTTGCCATGCCCAGAAATT